GTCTTCACCTCTAGTAGTCGTATTCAAGGTATGACAGAACAAAAACTCTTCCTTGAAATCTTGACCAGTGACGTATCGCACAAACACTAGGAGTTGTGCACAAGCAGCCACGTCAGTCGACTCGTCAAGCTGGATTGCAAATTTTCCTAAAGAGGCTTCCTTTAATTCAGCAATTACTTGTTGTTTGACATCCTCAGACATATCTACTATTCGTCAATGAACAGTATCATTTGAGAGAGGTACTGATGTGACCTTCTGCTCAGCATCACAACCAATAACACAACGTATTATATCTTTGCAGCAAGGAACTATCAACTTTTCTGCAATGTTGTGAGGTTTCTTTTCTTGTGCAATTCTCAGTGATACCATGTAGGATGCACGCAAACCAGCTTCATTTTGTTGCCTGAAATGTCCCGAACGATCGAAGCGTGCTCGCTTCAATCCCTCTTCCTTTTGCTTGAAGAAAGCAGCATTCTTGCTTATAAAACTTGGATGACAGCTGTTTAGATGGCGTTTGAGAAAGCTAGGCTTCATGCACTCCAGGGACAAAACTTTGTGGCATAATACACACTGTGGAAATTCAATCCCACTTTTGTTGATAGCAGTGAATCCATACTGAATGTAGCTTTCATCATACTGCCGTTTCTTCGCTGATGAGGCCATAACGATATCTGGAATTGTAGAAGAGGAACTTTTTTATAACTAAAGCTATATACACGTACGAGTATACTGTGTAATGCATGTATAATATTGCCaatgataaaagaatattcaatacagaataaaaaaaaacacgaactaACCTCATTTAAGCAAACAAAAGGCGTTGGAGACAGGAGCAACAACTACGATGTGCATCAGTGTCTGTTGGCTAGCTGAGTGAGCTGACTGTCCAGTGTCCACGTAACCGTCCCCCACCCTCACTCACGTTGCTGTTTGAAATTAAACCGACACGATATGGCGCGCCcctccgtcacacacacacacacacacacactctctctctctctctctctctctctctctctctctctctctctctctctctctctctctctgagcagatgtaactatctaaaaaaaattttttcgtCAGCCATCTAAGTACCCCTTGAAATCTGGTTTTGAACCCCTGGGGGTTCGCGAaccccaggttgagaacccctgcgagtctagggcatgatgtgttttctttgaaaaagattgacgttcctctggaacttgtgtttctaaaagtaaaaattcttttcagattcaagattgaagtctttatattctatgaacattattctttattattgtaaataaactttacatttattattgtaatttttatcacaataatctgcaatctttgaaatataatgtctattttattacatgtgcgtctctctccgctcctattctttattaagaaatatacgattgttatagtttcatttacccctttctttctaaaggagaagaataatatatataattgtattatatactcactcatgctttgataatattcctacctgaatattaacttTGTCCTGCCTccaagaccagattgatctctcctccagggagtgtagtaaatgttaatcacttacctatgcttgataatattcctacccgaatattaaccttatgtcttgtctccgagtcctgcacgaactctccgcagggtgagtagctcttcaatgatcgcttcgagatattggtatggtccaccaggacttctctgccagggggcaggaagctagttcttcacggaatctctagtaaggacatgttacatacctctattcgaagcccttggcacttgcataaaaagggggaaaatttccccgatacattaattctctggtacacatccatcaggacgtcatggcttgagcccaaaaaacggattttgagcgaagcaaaaaatctatttttgggtgagacagccatgacgtcctgatggaccctcccgtctattctagtccagcctttcaggccccaccctgtcctgctgtatcatggagattagcaagaagctgggctcaggatgaggacggacatgacgtcatttagcaatggcgcccgtttgtttacgtctcgagtaccagaagcagccacggatgagtgtaactgtggaacggctccccagttattctccacctttccatatcgaagtgttaactctatatggggtgcagatagctatgtggcgtgttaatacatgcgtcccctgttgatatacgatatcctagagggaaacctttagggtactcgcaccagaagttagaattctgtgataacctttagtttaattctctgggaatatccactgtagttaaatataccctaggaagctactgaaggaaccttccatcaggacgtcatggctatctcacccaaaaatagatttttcgcttcgctcaaaatccgtttattattatacGGCGCCTCTAatatttatcttcttgtactgttttgtcttttcttacacattagatttaaaacttcttttttttatatttgtttcactaaataaaaataatcctactattttctttaggtcttcgtcgtatggttgttgtagctcaattacttcattcctttcttttctatatgcctggcaaaataacaaaaaatatatctaatattcCTCCTCATTTTGACAAAAATTAGAGTTTATATTCCCtctattgtgtctatttacaatatttagttttaacgtattagttcttgccctaaaaaatatcactgaagcaaatgtattgtcataaattaactcttctttaattgctttcttccacgttctatatatttctaagctcactttactttctatttcttctttccacttttcagtatcccactttctggttttcgattttatttctgccttgttcattcttcttatttgtcttatgcctaaacttaattcttccaaatactttgcaggttgtttccaccatcttcctcctTTTTCtcgaatatcctggataattattttcagtatttccttctttccattcagggtacgatttaagtactgcagcttcccatctatCACCCTTGATTTCATAGAAGATGCATCTATCTCCCCTtttagagtagtattagctgtgctttttgtggtacctaaaatcttcctgtataccccattctctattctttgtagtttctctatttcagtttctgttagatttataacacttgttccatacaaaatagatagtaaggcaatacttttccagaacgtttttcctatcattactttattgcaacttttctctataaccgaatatgttaaattagctaatttttgtgccttt
The nucleotide sequence above comes from Palaemon carinicauda isolate YSFRI2023 chromosome 2, ASM3689809v2, whole genome shotgun sequence. Encoded proteins:
- the LOC137618282 gene encoding protein FAM200C-like, with translation MASSAKKRQYDESYIQYGFTAINKSGIEFPQCVLCHKVLSLECMKPSFLKRHLNSCHPSFISKNAAFFKQKEEGLKRARFDRSGHFRQQNEAGLRASYMVSLRIAQEKKPHNIAEKLIVPCCKDIIRCVIGCDAEQKVTSVPLSNDTVH